GATATCTTGTTTTAAAATGATTTCCATCTCTCTGCTCTATTTTAACATGTCAGCAACGAACGGCAACAAACCAATGTGACGGGCACGTTTTACGGCTTGAGCTACTTTACGTTGAAATTTCAATGAAGTACCAGTTAAACGGCGTGGTAAAATTTTACCTTGATCATTGATGAATTTCAATAGAAAGTTTGCGTCTT
The nucleotide sequence above comes from Pedobacter sp. MC2016-14. Encoded proteins:
- the rpsR gene encoding 30S ribosomal protein S18, whose amino-acid sequence is MAKDTIQYVTAPKVDDNRKKYCRFRKNGIKYIDYKDANFLLKFINDQGKILPRRLTGTSLKFQRKVAQAVKRARHIGLLPFVADMLK